From bacterium, the proteins below share one genomic window:
- a CDS encoding T9SS type A sorting domain-containing protein → SFYHETGKEIKLKPIVNKQPLGEIKVASGEEAILDKPLPEASYKDGQITLTIEKTKGPIAVCGKILIYENPTGQGHGGAQSEEITSITPNYINKLYQNFPNPFSHKTSFNYQIKNQGQVTFKVYNALGQLVNTLVNETKPAGAYQVEWDGKDGCGLKVSSGVYIYRLQTGDFMETKKMVVIK, encoded by the coding sequence AGTTTTTATCACGAAACCGGGAAGGAAATAAAACTAAAGCCAATTGTCAACAAGCAACCTCTTGGTGAGATAAAGGTAGCCTCCGGCGAAGAAGCGATTTTGGACAAGCCTTTGCCCGAAGCAAGCTATAAAGACGGGCAGATCACATTAACCATAGAAAAAACAAAAGGCCCGATTGCAGTTTGCGGCAAGATACTCATTTACGAAAATCCGACAGGACAGGGACATGGCGGAGCGCAATCGGAAGAAATAACCAGCATAACACCCAATTACATTAACAAGCTTTACCAGAACTTTCCAAATCCCTTCAGCCATAAAACAAGTTTCAATTACCAGATCAAAAACCAGGGCCAGGTAACGTTTAAGGTCTACAATGCCTTGGGCCAGTTGGTAAATACTTTGGTTAATGAAACTAAACCGGCCGGAGCCTACCAAGTGGAATGGGATGGCAAGGACGGGTGCGGCCTTAAAGTATCTTCCGGGGTTTACATCTACCGGCTACAGACGGGAGACTTCATGGAAACTAAGAAGATGGTGGTGATAAAATAA